One Felis catus isolate Fca126 chromosome D2, F.catus_Fca126_mat1.0, whole genome shotgun sequence DNA window includes the following coding sequences:
- the LOC123380780 gene encoding extensin-like has protein sequence MASSIIPGLMITPITPAIRSKSELVAEPEKSKDTPPPRRTPVPAKDTPPPRHTPVPAKDMPPPRRIPVPAKDTPPPRRIPVSAKDMPPPRRTPVPAKDKPPPRHTPVSAKDMPPPRRTPVPATDTPPPRRTPVPAKDTPPPRRTPVPAKDMPPPTAPLSQPRTPKDTPPPRRTPVSAKDKPPPRRTPVPAKDMPPPRRTPVSAKDTPPPAAPLHGHASSCHTPVPAKDMPPPAAPLSQPRTCLLPPHPVPAKDTSAPHCTPVPAKDMPPPHCTPVPAKDMPAPHLIPVPATDTPPLPHPCPSQGHASSRRTPVPAKDTPAPHRTPVPAKDMPAPHLIPVPAKDKPAPHLIPVPAKDKPPPRRTPVPAKDTPPPRCTPVPAMDTPPPHRIPVPAKDTPPPHRTPVPAKDKSPPRHIP, from the exons ATGGCCTCGTCCATCATCCCGGGCCTGATGATTACACCCATTACCCCAGCAATTAGGAGCAAGTCGGAGCTGGTCGCAGAGCCTGAGAAAT CCAAGGACACGCCTCCTCCCCGCCGCACCCCTGTCCCAGCCAAGGACACGCCTCCGCCCCGCCACACCCCTGTCCCAGCCAAGGACATGCCTCCTCCCCGCCGCATCCCTGTCCCAGCCAAGGACACGCCTCCTCCCCGCCGCATCCCTGTCTCAGCCAAGGACATGCCTCCTCCCCGCCGCACCCCTGTCCCAGCCAAGGACAAGCCTCCTCCCCGCCACACCCCTGTCTCAGCCAAGGACATGCCTCCTCCCCGCCGCACCCCTGTCCCAGCCACGGACACGCCTCCTCCCCGCCGCACCCCTGTCCCAGCCAAGGACACGCCTCCTCCCCGCCGCACCCCTGTCCCAGCCAAGGACATGCCTCCTCCCACCGCACCCCTGTCCCAGCCACGGACAC CCAAGGACACGCCTCCTCCCCGCCGCACCCCTGTCTCAGCCAAGGACAAGCCTCCTCCCCGCCGCACCCCTGTCCCAGCCAAGGACATGCCTCCTCCCCGCCGCACCCCTGTCTCAGCCAAGGACACGCCTCCTCCCGCCGCACCCCT CCACGGACACGCCTCCTCCTGCCACACCCCTGTCCCAGCCAAGGACATGCCTCCTCCCGCCGCACCCCTGTCCCAGCCAAGGACATGCCTCCTCCCGCCGCACCCCGTCCCAGCCAAGGACACGTCTGCTCCCCACTGCACCCCTGTCCCAGCCAAGGACATGCCTCCTCCCCACTGCACCCCTGTCCCAGCCAAGGACATGCCTGCTCCCCACCTCATCCCTGTCCCAGCCACGGACACGCCTCCTCTGCCACACCCCTGTCCCAGCCAAGGACATGCCTCCTCCCGCCGCACCCCTGTCCCAGCCAAGGACACGCCTGCTCCCCACCGCACCCCTGTCCCAGCCAAGGACATGCCTGCTCCCCACCTCATCCCTGTCCCAGCCAAGGACAAGCCTGCTCCCCACCTCATCCCTGTCCCAGCCAAGGACAAGCCTCCTCCCCGCCGCACCCCTGTCCCAGCCAAGGACACGCCTCCTCCCCGCTGCACCCCTGTCCCAGCCATGGACACACCTCCTCCCCACCGCATCCCTGTCCCAGCCAAGGACACGCCTCCTCCCCACCGCACCCCTGTCCCAGCCAAGGACAAGTCTCCTCCCCGCCACATCCCTTGA